A genome region from Schlesneria paludicola DSM 18645 includes the following:
- a CDS encoding redoxin domain-containing protein produces the protein MKDRRLLLVVAAGILIGLVCVVRVLINKPLDYEQQVAAATVMRPAPPFEALDAENHLVRLASWLGRHRIIVLFFNGERGADQDSDLLRLRDRYAELQSQDVKVVGVTTALPQENRAAMERAGGAFPFPLVSDFDPQSPEGMLRIHRHWGRMDPSNEKPLSGAFLIDRKGQVAHLGSIPKPYDNVDQIFDLLAK, from the coding sequence ATGAAAGATCGTCGCTTGCTGTTGGTTGTCGCGGCGGGAATCTTGATCGGGCTGGTCTGCGTCGTTCGGGTCCTGATCAACAAGCCATTGGATTACGAACAGCAAGTGGCCGCGGCGACGGTCATGCGTCCTGCACCGCCGTTTGAAGCACTCGATGCGGAGAATCATCTGGTGCGACTGGCGTCGTGGCTGGGACGGCATCGGATCATTGTGTTGTTTTTTAATGGCGAGCGCGGGGCCGATCAGGATTCGGATCTGCTGCGACTCCGCGATCGATACGCGGAACTTCAATCTCAAGATGTGAAGGTCGTGGGGGTGACGACCGCGCTGCCTCAAGAGAATCGGGCGGCGATGGAACGGGCAGGGGGGGCCTTTCCGTTCCCCTTGGTTTCGGATTTTGATCCGCAGTCGCCTGAAGGCATGCTGCGCATTCATCGTCATTGGGGGCGAATGGACCCTTCCAACGAGAAGCCGCTGTCCGGGGCGTTTTTGATTGATCGGAAGGGGCAGGTCGCTCATCTTGGTTCGATTCCAAAGCCCTACGACAATGTCGATCAAATCTTTGATCTCCTTGCGAAGTAA